A section of the Flavobacterium ardleyense genome encodes:
- the purB gene encoding adenylosuccinate lyase, whose product MITLTDLNAVSPIDGRYRSRTVSLSPYFSEEALIKYRVRIEIEYFIALCEIPLPQLKNVDESKFESLRDIYRNFSSEDAAAIKEIEKTTNHDVKAVEYFIKDAFDALDLQDYKEFIHFGLTSQDINNTAIPLSAKEAFEDVYLKSLMSLIAKLNELAEEWKDVPMLARTHGQPASPTRLGKELDVFVVRLEEQMNLLFQIPFAAKFGGATGNYNAHKVAYKNIDWKKFGNHFVEDTLGLHHSFPTTQIEHYDHFAAYFDALKRINTIVMDLDRDVWTYVSMEYFKQKIKAGEIGSSAMPHKVNPIDFENSEGNLGIANAIFEHLSAKLPLSRLQRDLTDSTVLRNIGVPIGHTLIAFEATLKGLNKLLINEAKFAEDLENNWAVVAEAIQTILRRESYPNPYEALKDLTRKNTTVNKASMHEFINNLSVSDDIKAELLEITPSNYLGI is encoded by the coding sequence ATGATCACTTTGACAGACTTAAATGCTGTTTCTCCAATTGATGGAAGATACAGAAGCAGAACGGTTTCACTCTCACCTTATTTTTCAGAAGAGGCACTTATCAAGTACCGTGTGCGCATTGAAATTGAATATTTTATCGCTCTGTGCGAAATTCCATTGCCGCAACTTAAGAATGTTGATGAATCAAAATTTGAAAGCCTTCGTGATATCTACAGAAATTTTTCTTCCGAAGATGCTGCTGCCATAAAGGAGATTGAAAAAACCACTAACCACGATGTAAAAGCGGTTGAGTATTTTATAAAAGATGCTTTTGATGCTTTAGATTTACAAGATTATAAAGAGTTTATTCACTTTGGATTGACTTCTCAAGATATTAACAATACTGCCATTCCGCTTTCGGCAAAAGAAGCATTTGAAGATGTTTATTTAAAATCTTTAATGTCGCTTATCGCTAAATTAAATGAGCTTGCAGAAGAATGGAAAGATGTTCCAATGTTGGCAAGAACTCACGGGCAACCAGCATCTCCTACTCGTTTGGGTAAAGAGCTTGACGTTTTTGTGGTGAGACTTGAGGAGCAGATGAATCTTTTGTTCCAAATTCCGTTTGCTGCCAAATTTGGTGGAGCGACAGGAAATTACAATGCGCACAAAGTCGCTTATAAAAATATCGATTGGAAAAAATTCGGAAATCACTTTGTTGAAGACACTTTAGGACTTCACCATTCATTTCCAACCACTCAAATTGAGCACTACGACCATTTTGCTGCCTATTTTGATGCCTTAAAGCGTATCAATACAATTGTTATGGATCTCGACCGAGATGTCTGGACTTATGTGTCGATGGAGTATTTTAAACAAAAAATAAAAGCTGGAGAAATTGGATCTTCTGCGATGCCACATAAAGTAAATCCTATTGATTTTGAAAATTCAGAAGGAAACTTAGGAATTGCGAATGCGATCTTTGAGCACCTTTCGGCAAAATTACCTTTGTCTAGACTTCAAAGAGATTTAACCGATAGTACAGTTTTAAGAAATATCGGTGTGCCTATTGGACATACACTAATTGCATTTGAAGCAACTTTGAAGGGTTTAAACAAACTTCTAATCAACGAAGCTAAATTTGCTGAAGACTTAGAAAATAACTGGGCGGTGGTAGCCGAAGCAATTCAGACGATTTTGAGACGCGAAAGCTATCCAAATCCTTACGAAGCACTAAAAGATTTGACCCGCAAAAATACGACAGTCAATAAAGCGTCAATGCACGAGTTTATCAATAACTTAAGTGTATCTGATGACATCAAGGCAGAATTGTTAGAAATTACACCTTCAAATTACCTAGGAATATAA
- a CDS encoding TrmH family RNA methyltransferase: protein MVDIEYLNFLENILTNERKARFTSVLAERTNHFTIAVEDIFQMHNASAVMRSCEVFGIQNLNVVEEKYGKTIDKEIAMGAQKWVDINRYDSIGDCIKSLKAKNYQIVATTPHKDDCLLQDFDISKPSALFFGTERNGLSQEVLDAADAFVKIPMVGFTESLNISVSAAIIIQNIMERLKRSDIDWKLSNEEILNLRLQWAKSSIKDIKRIEERYYQ from the coding sequence ATGGTGGATATCGAATATCTGAATTTTCTGGAAAATATTTTAACTAACGAAAGAAAAGCTAGATTCACATCGGTTCTTGCCGAGCGCACAAATCATTTTACAATTGCAGTTGAAGATATATTTCAAATGCACAATGCGAGCGCTGTAATGCGCAGTTGTGAAGTATTTGGAATTCAGAATCTAAATGTTGTGGAAGAAAAATACGGAAAGACAATTGATAAAGAAATTGCGATGGGTGCTCAAAAATGGGTAGACATCAACCGCTATGATTCTATTGGCGACTGCATTAAAAGTTTGAAAGCTAAGAATTACCAAATAGTTGCTACCACACCACATAAAGACGACTGCTTACTGCAGGATTTTGATATATCAAAACCATCTGCTCTATTTTTCGGTACCGAAAGAAATGGATTGTCTCAAGAAGTTCTTGATGCCGCAGATGCTTTTGTAAAAATTCCGATGGTTGGATTTACTGAAAGTCTAAATATCTCAGTTTCGGCAGCAATCATTATTCAGAATATTATGGAAAGGCTGAAAAGGTCTGATATTGATTGGAAATTATCCAATGAGGAAATTCTAAATTTACGCCTGCAGTGGGCCAAGAGTTCGATAAAAGATATTAAAAGAATCGAAGAGCGCTATTATCAATAA
- a CDS encoding carboxypeptidase-like regulatory domain-containing protein: MRYFVVFFFFIASFLHLAAQEISPQTISGNIISFDTKMAVAGANIINLNKVVGTQTSNLGYFELRASLNDTLHISLLGFNSLTVRVTNDWIKNKTTTIQLTEKAIALEEVIIIPYKLTGYLEVDSKLIPINENYRYSISGLPQGYEAGQYSPGAFGKVLGSIFNPADALYNFFGNKNKELRKLKSMKKDDTVRNLLASKFDRETVAVLLGIDKNEIPEIMARCNYSESFIRTANDLQILDAISDCYEEYRILKK; encoded by the coding sequence ATGAGATATTTTGTAGTCTTCTTTTTTTTTATAGCAAGTTTCTTACATTTAGCTGCACAAGAAATTTCTCCTCAAACAATATCAGGAAACATTATTAGTTTTGATACAAAGATGGCAGTTGCTGGCGCTAATATTATAAATCTAAATAAAGTTGTTGGTACCCAAACTAGCAACCTTGGTTACTTTGAGCTGAGAGCTTCTCTCAATGATACGCTGCACATTTCTCTATTAGGATTTAATTCTCTGACCGTCCGAGTTACTAATGACTGGATTAAGAATAAAACTACTACCATTCAACTTACAGAGAAAGCTATTGCACTTGAAGAAGTTATAATTATTCCTTATAAACTCACAGGATACCTAGAAGTAGATTCAAAATTAATCCCGATCAACGAGAATTACAGATATAGTATTTCTGGCCTTCCGCAAGGATATGAAGCCGGACAATATTCGCCTGGAGCTTTTGGTAAGGTTTTGGGTTCCATCTTTAATCCTGCTGATGCTCTTTACAATTTCTTTGGAAATAAAAATAAAGAACTTCGGAAGTTAAAGTCAATGAAAAAAGATGATACTGTTCGAAATCTGCTTGCGTCCAAATTTGACCGAGAAACTGTTGCAGTTTTATTGGGAATTGATAAGAATGAAATTCCCGAAATTATGGCGCGTTGCAATTATAGTGAGTCTTTTATAAGAACGGCCAATGACCTTCAAATTCTTGACGCTATTAGCGACTGCTACGAGGAATATAGAATTCTGAAGAAGTAA
- a CDS encoding DEAD/DEAH box helicase, with product MNKFEQLGLSESLLKAILDLGFESPTEVQEKAIPLLLEKDTDMVALAQTGTGKTAAFGFPLIQKIDASNRNTQALILSPTRELCLQITNGIKDYSKYEKGINVVAVYGGASISEQARDIKRGAQIIVATPGRMQDMINRGLVDISKINYCILDEADEMLNMGFYEDIVNILSTSPDSKSTWLFSATMPQEVARIAKQFMHDPIEITVGTKNSGSSTVSHEFYLVNARDRYEALKRLADSNPNIFAVIFCRTKRDTQAVAEKLVEDGYSAAALHGDLSQAQRDGVMKSFRGKQIQMLVATDVAARGIDVDNITHVVNYQLPDEIETYNHRSGRTGRAGKLGTSIVIVTKSELRKISSIERIIQQKFTEKQVPSGEEICETQMLHLANKIKDVEVDAGIEGYLPAINAVLADLTKEELIQKMVSVEFNRFITYYKKNRDLSSQSAGERRPDSGSSSSSNNGATRYFLNIGSRDNFDWMTLKDFLKETLDLGRDDVYKVDVKEGFSFFNTDNEHSDKVMEILNNVELEGRRINVEISKNEGGGGSGRRDHNGRSSGGGGGSFGPRRDSGSRSGGGGGFRSDRGSSSPSRDGGFSRAPRRESGFSSDRDRAPRRSESFGRASEGSSDRAPRRSDDGSSDRARRPRKS from the coding sequence ATGAATAAATTTGAACAATTAGGATTAAGTGAATCGTTACTGAAGGCGATTTTAGATCTAGGATTTGAAAGTCCGACTGAAGTACAGGAGAAAGCGATTCCCCTATTATTGGAAAAAGATACTGATATGGTTGCGTTGGCTCAGACAGGGACAGGGAAAACGGCAGCTTTTGGTTTTCCGCTAATACAAAAGATCGACGCGAGCAACAGAAATACACAAGCGTTAATTTTATCTCCAACACGCGAACTATGTTTGCAAATTACCAACGGAATTAAAGACTACTCAAAATACGAAAAAGGTATTAATGTAGTAGCGGTTTATGGTGGTGCAAGCATCTCAGAACAAGCAAGAGACATCAAAAGAGGAGCTCAAATTATTGTAGCAACTCCAGGAAGAATGCAAGATATGATCAACCGTGGGTTGGTTGATATCTCAAAAATCAACTATTGCATTCTTGATGAGGCAGACGAAATGTTGAACATGGGATTCTACGAAGATATCGTAAACATTCTTTCAACTTCTCCTGACTCAAAAAGTACTTGGTTGTTTTCTGCTACGATGCCACAAGAGGTTGCTCGTATTGCAAAACAATTTATGCACGATCCTATCGAAATTACTGTAGGAACTAAAAATTCAGGATCTTCAACAGTATCTCACGAATTTTACTTAGTAAATGCAAGAGATCGTTACGAAGCTCTAAAAAGATTGGCAGATAGTAACCCTAACATTTTTGCGGTTATTTTCTGTAGAACAAAAAGAGATACTCAAGCAGTAGCAGAAAAACTAGTAGAAGATGGTTACAGCGCAGCAGCTTTGCACGGAGATTTATCTCAAGCACAGCGTGATGGTGTAATGAAATCTTTTAGAGGAAAACAAATCCAAATGCTTGTTGCTACTGACGTTGCAGCTCGTGGAATTGACGTTGATAATATTACTCACGTAGTAAATTACCAACTTCCTGACGAAATTGAAACTTACAATCACCGCTCTGGCCGTACAGGTCGTGCAGGAAAATTAGGTACATCAATTGTAATTGTAACAAAAAGTGAATTGCGTAAAATTTCTTCTATTGAAAGAATTATACAGCAAAAATTTACAGAAAAACAAGTTCCATCTGGAGAAGAAATCTGTGAAACTCAAATGTTGCACCTTGCAAACAAGATAAAAGATGTAGAAGTAGATGCAGGAATCGAAGGATACTTACCAGCGATCAATGCAGTTTTGGCTGATCTTACAAAAGAAGAGCTAATTCAGAAAATGGTTTCTGTTGAATTTAACCGTTTCATTACTTACTACAAGAAAAACAGAGATTTATCGTCTCAATCAGCAGGAGAACGTAGACCAGATAGTGGATCTTCATCTTCTAGCAACAACGGAGCGACTCGTTATTTCCTTAACATTGGAAGTAGAGACAACTTTGATTGGATGACGCTAAAAGATTTCCTTAAAGAAACTTTGGATCTAGGACGCGATGATGTTTATAAAGTTGACGTTAAAGAGGGATTCTCTTTCTTTAATACTGACAATGAGCACAGCGATAAAGTGATGGAAATCCTTAATAACGTTGAACTAGAAGGCAGAAGAATCAACGTAGAGATCTCTAAGAACGAAGGTGGTGGTGGAAGCGGAAGACGTGATCACAACGGACGTAGTTCTGGTGGTGGCGGTGGAAGTTTTGGCCCGAGAAGAGATAGCGGAAGCAGAAGCGGTGGCGGTGGAGGATTTAGATCTGATAGAGGATCGTCTTCACCATCAAGAGATGGTGGTTTCAGTAGAGCACCACGTCGTGAAAGCGGATTTTCGTCAGATCGTGATCGTGCCCCTCGCAGATCAGAATCTTTTGGAAGAGCTTCAGAAGGTTCATCAGATAGAGCTCCAAGGAGATCAGATGACGGATCATCAGATCGCGCAAGAAGACCTAGAAAAAGCTAA
- a CDS encoding non-canonical purine NTP diphosphatase translates to MILVFASSNKNKIQEIAQLMPQSITIKGLKEIGCTTEIPETSDTIEGNAILKANFVKNNYQLDCFADDTGLEVAALNGAPGVYSARYAGEHCNSEDNIDKLLRELEGIEDRSAQFKTIVALNLGEETYLFEGIVRGRISTNRIGSQGFGYDSVFIPEGSERSFAQFSMEEKAAVSHRGIAIKELIEFLKN, encoded by the coding sequence ATGATCTTAGTTTTTGCCTCTTCCAATAAAAATAAAATTCAAGAAATTGCACAGTTGATGCCGCAAAGCATCACGATTAAGGGACTAAAAGAAATAGGTTGTACGACCGAGATTCCCGAAACGTCAGATACAATTGAAGGGAATGCTATTCTTAAAGCAAATTTTGTAAAGAACAATTATCAGCTTGATTGTTTTGCGGATGATACCGGTCTTGAGGTTGCGGCATTGAATGGCGCGCCCGGCGTTTATTCAGCCCGATATGCCGGAGAACATTGCAATAGCGAGGATAACATTGACAAACTGTTAAGAGAATTAGAAGGTATTGAAGATCGCTCAGCACAATTTAAAACAATCGTTGCATTAAATCTCGGAGAAGAAACCTATTTATTTGAAGGGATTGTAAGAGGACGCATATCTACCAATCGAATTGGGAGTCAAGGTTTTGGTTATGATTCCGTTTTTATTCCAGAAGGTTCTGAGCGCAGTTTTGCGCAATTTTCGATGGAGGAAAAGGCGGCAGTAAGTCATCGCGGAATTGCAATCAAGGAGTTGATCGAGTTCTTAAAAAATTAA
- a CDS encoding cupin domain-containing protein has translation MSSILPFSEVLQNLRSQGYTVSFSFGDNGLLHSAGTSIITPDEFTIDGQYTAASLFDPLEEITIYAISSDQNHIRGILISSDLSNNSAFSQEMTAIFNLNSLSKASEKNLISPSQSTVKATRQRPEGERVLNQEMLTFDIDALISQIKSEEAWTKSDRNSLTIFKNDFLCMVIIGLQPDAAMKKHSATAALTVQVLQGSLIFETENQKSELTVGKMIVLPAGIPHQVYALKESFFLLTLALQK, from the coding sequence ATGAGTTCGATTCTACCATTTTCCGAAGTTCTTCAAAACCTTCGATCACAAGGATATACGGTCAGTTTCAGCTTTGGTGACAATGGCTTGCTGCACAGTGCGGGAACTTCGATAATCACACCTGACGAATTTACAATTGACGGACAGTATACTGCTGCGAGTCTATTTGATCCGTTGGAGGAAATTACGATCTATGCCATTTCGTCTGATCAAAATCATATTAGAGGTATTTTAATCTCGTCTGACCTTAGTAACAACTCTGCATTTTCGCAAGAGATGACGGCAATCTTCAATTTAAACTCCCTCTCCAAAGCAAGCGAAAAAAATTTAATTAGTCCGTCACAATCTACTGTTAAGGCTACTAGACAAAGACCCGAAGGTGAAAGAGTACTCAATCAGGAAATGTTGACCTTTGATATAGACGCACTTATCAGTCAAATAAAATCGGAAGAAGCTTGGACAAAAAGCGATCGTAATAGTCTAACGATTTTTAAAAACGACTTTTTATGTATGGTTATTATCGGACTTCAGCCCGACGCCGCAATGAAAAAGCACAGTGCCACAGCCGCGCTTACCGTTCAGGTTTTGCAAGGGTCGCTTATTTTTGAAACTGAAAATCAAAAAAGCGAACTCACAGTGGGTAAGATGATTGTCCTTCCAGCAGGAATTCCCCATCAAGTTTACGCGCTAAAAGAAAGTTTTTTTCTACTTACCTTAGCACTTCAAAAATAA